The stretch of DNA TGCCCTCTGTTTTGTCGCCCAGAGGTGTTGACGTTGAGTGAGCATTTATAATGCTAATATCCTGCGGTTCAAGTACTGCCCTGCGGAGAGCCTTAACCATACATTGCTCCTGCCGCTCCTGATTAGGTGCTACATAGTCTGAGGCGTCCGTATTTATCCCATAGCCGACTAACTCACCATAGATTTTTGCCTTTCTTGCTAAAGCATCATCTAACCTTTCCAGTATGTATAAACAACCGCCTTCCGATATTACTATACCGTTTCTATCAGTATCGAAAGGTCTGCAAGCCTTTTGAGGGTCGTTGTTATTAGCAAGGGCACCTTCATTTCTAAAGCTTGCAAAACATAGAAATGTTCTTATACTTTCAGACACCCCACCGCATATAGCCAAATCAACCTCGTCTAACATAAGCATTTGTGCACCGTGAATAAGACCAATGTTACCTGCTGCACAGGCTGCTCCTAAAGTGTAATGCGGTCCGGTTATTCCAAGATTAAGAGCAATCTCTCCTGCAGGATTATTTGATATAGTCTTTGGATTAAAAAGATGGGATACGTATTTCAGATTGTATCCGTAATCCTTTATAGCCATTATTTCCTCTGTTGCTTCTGCTGCACCATGCTCGGTAATTCCAACATATATTCCTATATTGGATTTATCCAAAACGGCTAAATTAATACCTGCATCTTTTAACGCCTCATGAGCACAGTATATGCCGATTGATGCTGCTCTGGTACCTCTTCTTCTCTCTTTTTTTGACTGATATTTGCTTTCGTCATAAACGCAAACGCCAGCTATAACCTCACCCATAAGTTTCTCTTTATAAAGAGTAACACCTGATTTGCCCTCAAGGAGATTTTTCCTGAACTCGGCAAGATTGTTACCGTTAGGCGATGTTAAACCCACTCCTGTAATTACAATTCTTTTGTTTTTCATTCTCTTTCAGTCACATTTATAAATGTAATAAAGTCTCCTCTATGAGGTTCCTTACCAATGATTTGACAGATATTATTTCGTTGCACCGATGAGCATTCGCGCCAGCAAAAGCAAACCCTTCATCGAGGTTACCTTCGGCAGCATTAAATAAAGCCTTGGCAATGCAGTAAGGAGCAGTTTTAGGGTCACAGGTTTTTAAGCAAAGATATGTACATTTAAAAGGAATAGTTTCCCCTTTGAATATCCTCTCCACAAATTCGTTTCGAATAACCCTACCAGGCAGCCCTACTGGACTTTTTATTATCACTAAATCTTCTTCTTTCGCATCTAACCATGCCTGTTTGAAATTCTCATGGACATCGCATTCATATGTACAGACGAACCGGCTTGCCATTTGAACACCGGAAACACCTAATTTTAGATATTTCGCAATCTCACCGCCATCAAATATCCCTCCTGCCGCTATTACAGGAATTGGCGGAGTGTATGAGTTCGCAATCTCAAGGATATCAGTTACAATCTGCTCAAGACTTTGTGCCTTATTCTCTACAATATCTTTATAAGTAAACCCAAGATGACCCCCTGCCTTAGGGCCTTCAACTATAACAGCATCGGGTATCTTGTTATAATTGTGGCTCCAAAATTCACATATAAGCTTAAATGTCCTGACTGACGATACGATTGGTAACAGCTTGACATCTTTTCCATCAAGGTATTTGGGGAGATCCACAGGCATACCTGCACCGGAGATAATTATATCTACACCCTCTTCAACTGCGGCTTTAACGAACCGTTGATAATCAGATACGGCATACAAAATATTAATGCCTATTATCCCGTTAGTTAAACTCCGCGCCTTCTTGATTTCGTCTTTTAATGCCTTTACTCTAACCTCACCATCTGCATTGTTTTTACCAGATATGGTATATCCTAATCCCGTAGCGGCAATTACACCAATGCAACCCTCATTTGCAGCAGATGAAGCCAATCCAGCAAGAGATATTCCCACACCCATCCCGCCTTGAATTATCGGAACTTCAGCCGTTAAATTCCCTATTTTTAGTTGTGGCAGGCTTTTACTCATAACACCATAGTGACACCAAACGTGGCTTAAAAAGATTCTGGAGTTGATTGAAGCAAATACAGGTTATGTATATAACGAAAGCATAATTGAAAGATACATATTTAAATTTGAATAGAAATTTTCTTAATATTAAAGGAGCACTAGAGAGAGAGAGAGAAGCAAAAAATACGCCATTTTGCACTCTTTAATTTACAAACCAACATCTTCCCTCCCAAAAACATTTTTTAAACTACTACAGGATAATAAACAAATAAAAATGCAATGTCAAGTAAAATTTTCTAATATTTTTAATATGTTACAAAAGTAGCCAAAAATGCTAATATAATTGAAATAGAGACAGTAGGGCTGATACCGCAGTATTATGATATTACTCTGAAGAGTATTTTGAAAGCGTTGCTATGAAAATTCTTGAAGATATTGACTAGATTTGAGACTACAAAGTTTCCTGACATGCTATTTTCTTACAAAATTATATGAATTGCCACTTGAGGAAAGAACAGACTATGTTTTAAAATTACTAACCTTGCCAAGGCTAAGAGTTTTGAAAGAATCCGTAAAAATGGAGGTTCATAATCTTATCAGGAAAGCCGGTTCAGTAAATGAATTAAAGGGGTTTTGGGTAATAATGTATAATATTGTTGAGCTAAAAATGCTAAGTTTGGCCATAACTGAAATAGAGTAAGTTTTAACGCACTTATTCATGTTCAATAGACAGTGTAAACCCTTGAGATGAAATATGAAATATATTTTGCGTTATCAAGTACATTATACGAAATAATTTAATGGAGGGAATGTAGTGGAGATATTTCAGGCAATTGTTTTAGGTATAGTGCAGGGAGTAACGGAGTTTTTTCCGATAAGCAGCACGGCTCATCTGATTTTAATACCGTGGTTTTTTGGATGGACCGGGGCTGTGGATTCACTTGAGTTTGATATTGCTCTGCATGTTGGCACTTTGCTTGCGCTTGTTACGTTTTTTTTCAAAGACTGGTTGGAAATGTTTTTTAAAAAACACAAGAGAAGGCTTCTTTATCTAATTATAGTGGCAACTGTACCGGGAGCAATAGCCGGTAAGCTGCTTGATAAGTATGCAGAGACCTCGTTAAGAAGTCCGCTGATAATAGCGGTTAGCCTGATTGTGGTTGCGATAGCTATGTTTATTTCTGAACGGGTTGGAATCAAAGTACAGACAGCTGAAAAGTTAAGTTACTTAGATGCAGTGTTAGTTGGCATAGCACAGGCTTTTGCCATAATTCCAGGAGTGTCACGCTCCGGTGGCACTATTACTATGGGTATGTTTTTAGGAATGAAAAGAGATGAAGCTGCAAGGTTTTCTTTTTTAATGTGTACTCCGATTGTAGCAGGGGCTGCAGCTTTGCATGGGTATCATATACTGAAAGCACATAGTGCAGGCTTTAACATGCCGATGTTTGTCTTTGGTGTGCTTGCCTCTTTTATATCAGGGGTGTTAACAATTAAATTTCTACTGTCTTTTTTTAAGAGATTTTCATTAAACGGTTTTGTTTATTACAGGATTGTTCTTGCTCTGGTAATAATAGCTACGATGGTATGGCAGAAGTCGTAAAGGGAATAAAGTATGAGATAAAGGGGCTTATAGCCGTATTATTAGCGCTCTTTACGGCAACGTCTCTGCTTACTTATAACAAGTGGGACCCCTCCCCTTTTACCTATACCGATACATCCGCCAGTAACTATTGCGGCGTTGTCGGCTCATACTTTGCAGACATATTGCTGTCTTTTATTGGCAGCTGTGCGTTTATATTCCCGTTTTTTCTGTTTTACTATGGGTTGAGGAGGCTTCTTGGCTCTGTAAAGAAAAAAGAAAACCTTGTTGGCACACTGCTTTTGTTAATTACGCTGCCTATGGTTTTCGCTCTTGTTGCCGATACATTTAACACAATGGCAGTGCGTGGAGGGTTATTTGGCGTTGTTTTGATTAATATTCTAAAAAAACCATTCTCTCCGGTGTTTGCATACATTGTGACACTGTCGGTTTTTTATACATCAATAGCTCTGATGCTGCCGATTAACCTGACATCTATATCTTTCAGACGGAATCCTAAGGCAAAGAGCGATCCAATTACTGTTGCCACTGGTGAGACTCCTAAAGACAGCGGCATAGAGCCAGACTTTAAAATCATCAAACATAAAGAGGAGCCGCCTGAGGAGGAAAGGAAACACACAGTGGCAGTACGGCAGTTTAAGATGATGCCGGAGGTGCGCGAGGGCCAGTACACGCTTCCTAAAGTGGAATTGTTAAGCAACAATGATACTGAAAAGTATGAACTCACCAGAGAGGAGTTGATCCTGGCTGCCGACATTTTAAAAAACAGGCTTTCGGATTTCAATGTCGATGGGAAAATCTCTCAGGCACACCCCGGCCCTGTTATAACCATGTATGAGTTTGAACCGGCACCGGGTGTTAAAATCAGCAAAGTGGTGTCCCTCTCTGATGACCTTGGGCGTGCTATGGGCGGAATTAAAGTAAGAGTGTCATTAATACCCGGCAAGACCCCAATAGGAATAGAGGTGCCTAATGAAAAAAGAAGTGTGGTCAGCCTAAAGGAAATTATAGCGTCAGACAGGTTTGTTAAAAAGAGTTCACTGTTAACACTGTGTATGGGTAAGGACATCTATGGTAACCCTATAGTGGAGGACCTTGCCAGAATGCCGCACCTTCTTGTAGCTGGAACAACGGGCTCAGGTAAAAGTGTAGCCATAAATTCGATGATTATGAGTATCCTTTTTAAAGCTAAACCCTCGGAGGTAAAAATGCTGATGGTTGACCCGAAACTCCTTGAGCTTTCAATCTATGAGGGAATACCACACCTGATTTCAAATGTTATAACAAGCCCTAAAGAAGCCTCAGACGCTCTAAAGAAAATGCTGCTTGAGATGGAACGCCGTTATCGTCTGATAGCCGGACAAGGGGCAAGAAACATAGAGATGTTTAATGCCTCAGTGGCCGATGAGGAAAAACTCCCCTACATTATAGTGATCATAGATGAGCTGGCAGATTTAATGTTTACGGCGGCAAAAAATGTGGAGGACTCAATTGTGCGCCTTGCGCAGATGGCACGAGCATCCGGGATACATCTGATTGTGGCCACACAGAGGCCCTCAGTGGATGTCATAACGGGGATAATCAAGGCTAATTTCCCGTCAAGGGTGGCATTTATGGTGTCCTCAAAGGTTGACTCAAGGACGATTCTGGACACTCACGGGGCGGAAAAGCTGCTTGGCCGCGGAGACATGCTGATGCTTAGCCCAGGCGCTAAGATAACCCGCGTACACGGCGCTTTTGTGGATGAAAGTGAGATAAAAGCTGTCGTTGATTTTGTTAAATCACAGGGACGGCCGGATTATTCTATTTTTGAAAATCTGATAATGGAGGAGGCACAATCTGCCGACACTGACGCCACAAGCAGTGACAAAGATGACGTGTATAAAGATGTAATCAAGTATGCCCAAACTATGGGAGAGGTATCAATATCCTCAATACAGAGACGGTTTAAGATAGGCTATAACAGGGCGGCGCGTATAATGGATATGCTGGATGAGGACGGACTTGTAGGGCCTCCCAAGGGTGCAGGGAAACCAAGGGATTTTGTTTCCAATTGAATTGTTGGACTCCTCTCCAGTAACAATATGTGTGGCTTACTGCGCTGCTTTACTATGCCTGAACGTGTTATCTTCAGAACTTAACCGGCGCTAAATGTACCAAATAACGTACACTTACTCCTTGCAATTATTCCGCTTAAGCTCTACGCGGCGGTTCTTTGCACGGTTTACGTCTGTTGTGTTTGGCACAAGCGGTTTTGTATCGCCGTAGCCCTTAGCAGTAAGCCTCGCAGGAGATACTCCGTGGTTGACAAGCCAGGTCTTAACCGAATTTGCCCGCTCATCGGATAACTTTAGATTGTAGGCGGGTTTGCCTATGTTGTCGGTATGGCCTCCTATTTCCGCAACGTACTGCGGGTCGTTGTTAAAAAGTGCTAACACCTGGGTCAATACCGGTTCGGAGCCGGGGGCAATTGTAGCCTTGTCGAAGTCAAAATTGACGCCATAGATCTCCAATGTGCATTCCTTAGGGGTTGGCCCCCCTGCCTGCACCGTTATAAGCTCATAGGAACCCGTTGCTTTATCGTTTCCGGATGTGTGTTTTACGATATACCACAGCTCACCCAAATTGGTCTTATTTGTTGCTACCGTGTAATAAATATTTTTTGGATCGGAGACCACAGAAGCACTAATTGTCTGAAGTGCGTTTTGATAATTCTTCTTAATTACCAACGGGGTGGGGGTTCTTGATTTATCGGTTAGCGTGTAGTTTGTTACAAGAACGTGGCCTGCTATGATTTTGCTACCGCCTGGAAGATCGACCTTTACGGAATCGAAATCACGATAACTACAGTTGTCTATCTTAAAATATGAAAACTGTTTAATCAGCCACGGCGGGTTTTGGCAATCACGGTTTTTTGCATTGAGCGGAGCCGTCATAGCCTGTGCCTGTACCTCTTGCTCGAACGAGCGTACATTTACGGTAGTAAGCATGTATGATGTAGTTGAATCGTCATTGCCACTACCATGCTTATAAATGTACCAAAACTCGCCATACGGAGTTTTTTGAGTAAACACCGCATGATTAACATTGTTTGGATCGGAAACGAGTTGAGCGCCAATAGTTTGTAGGGCATTATTATAATTATTCATGACCGCAGCAGCAGTCGGAGAGTTCTTTTCGTTGGTTATAGTATACGTGACAGTGACACGAGCGCCTTCTACTGACTTTTCACCACCGGGCAAGTCGAGCCTGACAACGTCCCAGCCTTTGTTTTCACATGAAGCAAGCTTAAAATCAGAAAACTGTTTAACCAGCCACGGCGGGTTTTGGCATGTGCTGCTTTTAGGGTCAAGAGGCGCTTTCATAGGTTGAGCCTGAACCTCTTGCTCAAGCGGACGCACTTGCACGGTCGTCAGGATAAATCCATCGGTTGAGTTCTCGTTACCGCCACCGTGGGTGTAAACAAACCAGAACTCCCCTTCGGGGCCTTTTTTTGTCATTACGGCCTTGTAAATGTTTCCTGGGTCGGAGACGAGTTGAGCGCCAGCGTTTTGAGCTTGTTTGACATAGTAGGACAAAGCATCTGCTGCTTTGGGGGTTTTTGCCTTATCTGTTAGTGTGTATGTAATTGTGCTGCGATGGCCAGATACCGATTTTTCTCCCTGTGGAAGATCAAATTTTAGAGTAGCCCATGCCTTATCGTTACATGACGTAATGGTAAACCCTGTAAGGGGTGAGGATGCCCAGGACGGCGCCTTGCATCCTGCAGCATTGTCGGCTTTGGCAACACTGGATAACCCAACAGTAATGAACATAATGATGGTTGCCGATAAAAGCCAATATTTAAAAAAGCTATTCTTTTTCATTTCAATCTCCTTTTTACAAAATAACGCTAATTTGGTTTAAATGTTAAGATGTATAAAGTGTATAGTATGCAATCGGCCTATATTATTGTCAAGAGGTCTCAAGCTGGGCAGCTTCAGGATTCTATGGCCTTTTTCAAAACATAAGAGGCAATCTTACACTGAAAGCAGTACCCACACCCTCAGACGATTGAAGTGACACTTTAGCGTTTAGTACATCGGCAAGCTCCTTTACTACGGCAAGCCCTATTCCCATCCCACCCGATTGCTTACCACGGTAGTAGCGGTTATAAACCAGTGGTTTTTCACTGTCAGAAATCCCTCTGCCTGTGTCTTTAACTGTTATGATAAGTTCAGCCTCTGACATTTCATAAGAAAGTGTTACGCCTCCCTTTTCCGTAAATTTGATGGCGTTTGAAAGGAGATTATGAAAGATAATTGAGAGCTTTTCTTTGTCTCCCATTATTTTTATATCATTGCCGGCATCGGACAATGTAAGAAAAATGCCTTTTTGGGCAGCCTGAGCCATAAAGGGTTCAATCATATCTCTTAAAAATGGTACAAGTGTAAATTCCTCATAAACAGGTTTCCTGAAAAAAGTCTCCTCTGCCCTTGCAACATCCTCTATGCCCTGAACAATTGAGGTAAGCCTTTCCACTTCTAAAGCAATAACGGTATGACACTTTCCGGGGTTTTCGTCAGCCACACCATCAACAACAGCCTCAACGTTTGCTCTCATAATCGTAAGAGGAGTTCTGAGTTCGTGTGCTATGTTAGACATGATTTGTTTTCTCTGCTCATCTTCGCGCCTGAGGGCTGAAGCCATGAAATTAAACGCACTGGCCAGATCGCCTATTTCATCTCTGGTTGTAACAGGAATGCTCACATTAAAATCACCACTGCCTATTTTTGCCGTTGCCGCTATCAACCGCTTAAGCGGTGTTGAAAGAAAAACGCTAAAGAGCACCGACAGTATAATTGCCCCGCCTCCGGCTATTAAAAAGGATATTAATAAAAAATGTTTACCACGTTTTTTAAACAGGTTTTCTTTTAAAGACGGAAAGCCGTAACCGGTAATAGGCCATATCCACACAGAAGCAAGAAGACTACCGTTTACCATTATTGGGTAGTCCTTGTAGTGCTCCCCTTTTTTCCCTGTTTTTAAAATATCCTCCATGTTACGTGTCATAACACTATGGTGTCCGCTAAAAACACTCTTTGCGTCCATCACTACGTTACCGTCTTTATCTAAAATTTCCACATAAAGCCCCAGCATAAGTCCCCAGTGCACGGCATCGTACAGAAGATTCCCACATCCATTCCCCTCTGTTTGATACGCATCTTGCACTGTTGAAACTACCCATGAAATATTTTGAGTCTCATTTGCCGCAACATAGTCGTTAAAGTCTTTTGTAATTAACCACTTAAAAATCAGATTTGAGATCAGGGCAATTATTATAACAGTCGCAAAGGATAAAAACAGTTTAGTCCTCATCCCTTACCCCTGAAAAGCTGTAACCCTCGCCATAGACTGTTTTAATAAAAACAGGATTTTTATTGTCATCCCCAAGTTTTCGCCTGAGATTTTTAACGTGTGCATCCACTGCCCTGTCTGAGCCTTCAAAATCATATCCCAGTGCTATACTTAACAGTTGCTCACGGCTGAGCACTCTGCCGGGATGCTCAGAGAGTGCTGTAAGTATCTTGAACTCAGTTTGAGTTAAGGGTAAAACAGTGCCGTTTAAACTTGCCATTTGCTTATCAATCAGAAGACATCCGTTATTAAAAGAAGTTGCAGCGTTTCTGTTACCTGAACGCCT from Nitrospirota bacterium encodes:
- a CDS encoding beta-ketoacyl-[acyl-carrier-protein] synthase family protein, coding for MKNKRIVITGVGLTSPNGNNLAEFRKNLLEGKSGVTLYKEKLMGEVIAGVCVYDESKYQSKKERRRGTRAASIGIYCAHEALKDAGINLAVLDKSNIGIYVGITEHGAAEATEEIMAIKDYGYNLKYVSHLFNPKTISNNPAGEIALNLGITGPHYTLGAACAAGNIGLIHGAQMLMLDEVDLAICGGVSESIRTFLCFASFRNEGALANNNDPQKACRPFDTDRNGIVISEGGCLYILERLDDALARKAKIYGELVGYGINTDASDYVAPNQERQEQCMVKALRRAVLEPQDISIINAHSTSTPLGDKTEGRAIYNIFGKHNSVYITNTKSYIGHTMGAAGALELAGELPSFTDGFIHHTLNLDNLDAECMITNIVRNEPIKLDGIRYILNNSFGMLGINSTVIIKKYE
- a CDS encoding DNA translocase FtsK 4TM domain-containing protein: MAEVVKGIKYEIKGLIAVLLALFTATSLLTYNKWDPSPFTYTDTSASNYCGVVGSYFADILLSFIGSCAFIFPFFLFYYGLRRLLGSVKKKENLVGTLLLLITLPMVFALVADTFNTMAVRGGLFGVVLINILKKPFSPVFAYIVTLSVFYTSIALMLPINLTSISFRRNPKAKSDPITVATGETPKDSGIEPDFKIIKHKEEPPEEERKHTVAVRQFKMMPEVREGQYTLPKVELLSNNDTEKYELTREELILAADILKNRLSDFNVDGKISQAHPGPVITMYEFEPAPGVKISKVVSLSDDLGRAMGGIKVRVSLIPGKTPIGIEVPNEKRSVVSLKEIIASDRFVKKSSLLTLCMGKDIYGNPIVEDLARMPHLLVAGTTGSGKSVAINSMIMSILFKAKPSEVKMLMVDPKLLELSIYEGIPHLISNVITSPKEASDALKKMLLEMERRYRLIAGQGARNIEMFNASVADEEKLPYIIVIIDELADLMFTAAKNVEDSIVRLAQMARASGIHLIVATQRPSVDVITGIIKANFPSRVAFMVSSKVDSRTILDTHGAEKLLGRGDMLMLSPGAKITRVHGAFVDESEIKAVVDFVKSQGRPDYSIFENLIMEEAQSADTDATSSDKDDVYKDVIKYAQTMGEVSISSIQRRFKIGYNRAARIMDMLDEDGLVGPPKGAGKPRDFVSN
- a CDS encoding HAMP domain-containing histidine kinase, encoding MRTKLFLSFATVIIIALISNLIFKWLITKDFNDYVAANETQNISWVVSTVQDAYQTEGNGCGNLLYDAVHWGLMLGLYVEILDKDGNVVMDAKSVFSGHHSVMTRNMEDILKTGKKGEHYKDYPIMVNGSLLASVWIWPITGYGFPSLKENLFKKRGKHFLLISFLIAGGGAIILSVLFSVFLSTPLKRLIAATAKIGSGDFNVSIPVTTRDEIGDLASAFNFMASALRREDEQRKQIMSNIAHELRTPLTIMRANVEAVVDGVADENPGKCHTVIALEVERLTSIVQGIEDVARAEETFFRKPVYEEFTLVPFLRDMIEPFMAQAAQKGIFLTLSDAGNDIKIMGDKEKLSIIFHNLLSNAIKFTEKGGVTLSYEMSEAELIITVKDTGRGISDSEKPLVYNRYYRGKQSGGMGIGLAVVKELADVLNAKVSLQSSEGVGTAFSVRLPLMF
- a CDS encoding undecaprenyl-diphosphate phosphatase — translated: MEIFQAIVLGIVQGVTEFFPISSTAHLILIPWFFGWTGAVDSLEFDIALHVGTLLALVTFFFKDWLEMFFKKHKRRLLYLIIVATVPGAIAGKLLDKYAETSLRSPLIIAVSLIVVAIAMFISERVGIKVQTAEKLSYLDAVLVGIAQAFAIIPGVSRSGGTITMGMFLGMKRDEAARFSFLMCTPIVAGAAALHGYHILKAHSAGFNMPMFVFGVLASFISGVLTIKFLLSFFKRFSLNGFVYYRIVLALVIIATMVWQKS
- a CDS encoding OmpA family protein, which translates into the protein MKKNSFFKYWLLSATIIMFITVGLSSVAKADNAAGCKAPSWASSPLTGFTITSCNDKAWATLKFDLPQGEKSVSGHRSTITYTLTDKAKTPKAADALSYYVKQAQNAGAQLVSDPGNIYKAVMTKKGPEGEFWFVYTHGGGNENSTDGFILTTVQVRPLEQEVQAQPMKAPLDPKSSTCQNPPWLVKQFSDFKLASCENKGWDVVRLDLPGGEKSVEGARVTVTYTITNEKNSPTAAAVMNNYNNALQTIGAQLVSDPNNVNHAVFTQKTPYGEFWYIYKHGSGNDDSTTSYMLTTVNVRSFEQEVQAQAMTAPLNAKNRDCQNPPWLIKQFSYFKIDNCSYRDFDSVKVDLPGGSKIIAGHVLVTNYTLTDKSRTPTPLVIKKNYQNALQTISASVVSDPKNIYYTVATNKTNLGELWYIVKHTSGNDKATGSYELITVQAGGPTPKECTLEIYGVNFDFDKATIAPGSEPVLTQVLALFNNDPQYVAEIGGHTDNIGKPAYNLKLSDERANSVKTWLVNHGVSPARLTAKGYGDTKPLVPNTTDVNRAKNRRVELKRNNCKE
- a CDS encoding nitronate monooxygenase — encoded protein: MSKSLPQLKIGNLTAEVPIIQGGMGVGISLAGLASSAANEGCIGVIAATGLGYTISGKNNADGEVRVKALKDEIKKARSLTNGIIGINILYAVSDYQRFVKAAVEEGVDIIISGAGMPVDLPKYLDGKDVKLLPIVSSVRTFKLICEFWSHNYNKIPDAVIVEGPKAGGHLGFTYKDIVENKAQSLEQIVTDILEIANSYTPPIPVIAAGGIFDGGEIAKYLKLGVSGVQMASRFVCTYECDVHENFKQAWLDAKEEDLVIIKSPVGLPGRVIRNEFVERIFKGETIPFKCTYLCLKTCDPKTAPYCIAKALFNAAEGNLDEGFAFAGANAHRCNEIISVKSLVRNLIEETLLHL